From Microbacterium sp. LWH11-1.2, one genomic window encodes:
- a CDS encoding GNAT family N-acetyltransferase produces the protein MSELRMVELSAATIVAVNNLSLKPGQEQFLAPVSYGIAATVINPQTSWQRVILDRDEVVGFVSANFDDEAPEEHFRSVLWRINVDADDQGRGVGRFAVESLIDEARRREVDHVNVIYEAGDGGPENFFHRVGFTPVGETAYGEIIAEIRVTP, from the coding sequence ATGTCCGAACTGCGCATGGTCGAACTCTCCGCTGCGACGATCGTCGCCGTGAACAACCTGTCGCTCAAGCCCGGACAGGAGCAGTTCCTCGCCCCCGTCTCCTACGGGATCGCGGCCACCGTCATCAACCCGCAGACGTCGTGGCAGCGGGTGATCCTCGATCGCGACGAGGTCGTGGGCTTCGTCAGCGCGAACTTCGACGACGAGGCGCCGGAGGAGCATTTCCGCTCCGTTCTCTGGCGCATCAACGTCGACGCCGACGACCAGGGTCGCGGCGTCGGGCGCTTCGCGGTCGAGTCGCTCATCGACGAAGCGCGTCGCCGCGAGGTCGACCACGTGAACGTGATCTACGAGGCGGGCGACGGCGGACCGGAGAACTTCTTCCACCGCGTCGGCTTCACGCCCGTCGGCGAGACGGCATACGGCGAGATCATCGCCGAGATCCGCGTCACACCCTGA
- a CDS encoding LacI family DNA-binding transcriptional regulator has protein sequence MTTIHEVAEAAGVSISTVSYALSGKRPVSEKTRVRIEEAARALGYEPDAGARMLAGRRTHIFALTEPLRADTHAPTHMAFVLATAVAARRRGYDILLLTDEQASEGMNRVAASNLVDAILVLDVAPDDERAAIARTVRTPTVFIGIPDDHEGLTCVDLDFEAAGHLAVDRLADAEHTRITLLGQTEVSYRKSNFPRRLLHGVQDRAVERGVALDWVTTGAAATDIAAVRAAAETAIARGDRAFIVHAVDDVHGALLTVLDEHGLRVGHDVSVISAAASFDTTTLAVPVDTIPLVPQQSCELAVDLAVRRLEEADVRPGIHLLPPEYRSVGSVAPRG, from the coding sequence ATGACGACGATCCACGAGGTGGCCGAGGCCGCCGGAGTGTCGATCAGCACGGTCTCCTATGCGCTCAGCGGCAAGCGTCCGGTGTCCGAGAAGACCCGCGTGCGCATCGAGGAAGCCGCACGTGCGCTCGGCTACGAGCCGGATGCCGGAGCCCGGATGCTGGCCGGAAGGCGTACGCACATCTTCGCGCTGACCGAGCCCCTGCGCGCGGACACGCACGCCCCGACGCACATGGCCTTCGTGCTGGCGACGGCCGTGGCTGCACGCCGGCGCGGATACGACATCCTCCTGCTGACCGACGAGCAGGCCTCCGAAGGCATGAACCGCGTGGCGGCCAGCAACCTCGTCGACGCGATCCTCGTGCTCGATGTCGCGCCGGACGATGAGCGCGCGGCGATCGCGCGGACGGTGCGCACCCCCACGGTGTTCATCGGGATCCCCGACGACCACGAGGGCCTGACCTGCGTCGACCTCGACTTCGAGGCGGCCGGACACCTCGCCGTCGATCGTCTGGCGGACGCCGAGCACACACGCATCACCCTCCTCGGTCAGACCGAGGTCTCGTACCGGAAGTCGAACTTCCCGCGGCGGCTGCTCCATGGCGTCCAGGATCGCGCCGTCGAGCGCGGGGTCGCTCTCGACTGGGTGACCACGGGCGCGGCGGCCACCGACATCGCCGCCGTGCGAGCGGCCGCGGAGACGGCGATCGCGCGCGGCGACCGGGCCTTCATCGTGCACGCCGTCGACGATGTGCACGGGGCGCTGCTGACCGTCCTCGACGAGCACGGGCTGCGTGTCGGGCACGACGTGTCCGTGATCTCCGCCGCCGCCTCCTTCGACACGACGACCCTCGCCGTCCCGGTCGACACCATCCCCCTCGTGCCGCAGCAGTCGTGCGAGCTCGCCGTCGACCTCGCGGTCCGCCGCCTGGAAGAGGCGGACGTGCGACCGGGGATCCATCTCCTCCCACCCGAATACCGCTCCGTCGGATCGGTCGCCCCTCGGGGCTGA
- a CDS encoding extracellular solute-binding protein translates to MARNIRRTKALAVMAALTATGIALSGCTAGSGDDGGDGKTLKLWHYEGADSAMGKAWAEAIKIFEEETGAKVEFEEKSFEQIQKTASQVLDTDAAPDLMEFNKGNATAGFLASTGLIADISDAVDEYGWDEKLAPSLQTTAKYSEDGVMGGDTWFGVPNYGEFVGVYYNQDAFAAAGLEIPTTYDEFVDVLDAFVAKGITPLAEAGAEYPLGQLWYQLALLEGDRGFVDAYQLYDGEVDWQGPEVTAATETLKEYVDKGYIASDVSSVKAEDAGVSFINGNSPIFVSGSWWFGRFVAEATGFDWTMTAFPGADLSLGSSGNLWVVPENAANKELAYEFIDITMRPEIQAIIGNNGGLPVAADTADITDEKSAALIETFNGVLDADGLSFYPDWPAPGFYDVIVQELQGLVTGVQDVKTTNTNLGEQYDEGTAEFR, encoded by the coding sequence ATGGCACGCAACATCCGCAGGACGAAGGCGCTCGCCGTGATGGCCGCGCTCACCGCGACGGGGATCGCCCTGAGCGGCTGCACGGCCGGCTCCGGCGACGACGGCGGTGATGGCAAGACCCTCAAGCTGTGGCACTACGAGGGAGCCGACAGCGCGATGGGCAAGGCATGGGCCGAGGCCATCAAGATCTTCGAGGAGGAGACCGGCGCGAAGGTCGAGTTCGAGGAGAAGTCCTTCGAGCAGATCCAGAAGACCGCCAGCCAGGTGCTCGACACCGACGCAGCACCGGACCTGATGGAGTTCAACAAGGGCAACGCGACGGCGGGGTTCCTCGCGTCGACCGGCCTGATCGCCGACATCTCGGATGCCGTGGACGAGTACGGCTGGGATGAGAAGCTCGCGCCCTCCCTGCAGACGACCGCGAAGTACTCCGAAGACGGGGTCATGGGCGGCGACACCTGGTTCGGTGTGCCGAACTACGGCGAGTTCGTCGGCGTCTACTACAACCAGGACGCGTTCGCGGCGGCGGGACTCGAGATCCCCACGACCTACGACGAGTTCGTCGACGTGCTCGACGCCTTCGTCGCGAAGGGCATCACGCCGCTGGCGGAGGCCGGCGCCGAGTACCCCCTCGGACAGCTCTGGTACCAGCTCGCGCTGCTCGAGGGCGACCGCGGATTCGTCGACGCCTACCAGCTCTACGACGGCGAGGTCGACTGGCAGGGACCCGAGGTCACGGCCGCGACCGAGACCCTGAAGGAGTACGTCGACAAGGGCTACATCGCCTCCGACGTCTCCTCGGTCAAGGCCGAGGACGCCGGCGTCTCGTTCATCAACGGCAACTCCCCCATCTTCGTGTCGGGCTCGTGGTGGTTCGGTCGTTTCGTGGCCGAGGCCACGGGCTTCGACTGGACGATGACCGCCTTCCCCGGCGCCGATCTCTCGCTGGGCTCCTCGGGCAACCTCTGGGTCGTCCCCGAGAACGCCGCCAACAAGGAGCTCGCCTACGAGTTCATCGACATCACCATGCGGCCCGAGATCCAGGCGATCATCGGCAACAACGGCGGTCTGCCCGTGGCCGCGGACACCGCCGACATCACCGACGAGAAGAGCGCGGCCCTCATCGAGACGTTCAACGGCGTGCTCGACGCCGACGGCCTGTCGTTCTACCCGGACTGGCCCGCCCCCGGCTTCTACGACGTCATCGTCCAGGAGCTCCAGGGTCTGGTCACCGGTGTGCAGGACGTGAAGACCACGAACACCAACCTCGGTGAGCAGTACGACGAAGGCACCGCCGAATTCCGTTGA
- a CDS encoding sugar ABC transporter permease — protein MSLATREGRRQKLPPEQPSIPQRSGGTGAYWMYLLPGFALLLVVVIIPLIWNVYLTFTKWKGVRTPEFIGLENWQKILTDSDFWTSFTNSVWMILAMVVVPTIVGLIVAALLFDVVGRKFGGKVGSFLRATYYLPQILPIAVAGIVIGWIVRPGGDGALNQILGAFGLPSYDWLGQMPSALIVLMLVMVWVQLGYPVVVFMAALQRVDPELYEAAELDGANWLQRFTAITMSIIRPEIFVVTLTCTIAALKVFGPVYIITRGGPAGATLVPAYYAYQEFFTKRNVGYGATIATVLTIVVVIVSIVFIRVQNSLERKERAGL, from the coding sequence ATGTCGCTCGCCACCCGCGAGGGCCGCCGCCAGAAGCTGCCGCCCGAACAGCCGTCCATCCCGCAGCGCAGCGGCGGGACCGGCGCCTATTGGATGTACCTTCTTCCCGGCTTCGCTCTGCTGCTCGTCGTCGTCATCATCCCGCTCATCTGGAACGTGTACCTCACCTTCACGAAGTGGAAGGGCGTGCGCACGCCGGAGTTCATCGGGCTGGAGAACTGGCAGAAGATCCTCACCGACAGCGACTTCTGGACGTCGTTCACGAACTCCGTCTGGATGATCCTGGCGATGGTCGTGGTCCCCACGATCGTCGGTCTCATCGTCGCCGCCCTGCTGTTCGACGTCGTCGGCCGCAAGTTCGGCGGCAAGGTCGGCAGCTTCCTGCGGGCCACCTATTACCTCCCGCAGATCCTGCCCATCGCCGTCGCCGGCATCGTGATCGGATGGATCGTGCGTCCGGGCGGAGACGGAGCCCTCAACCAGATCCTCGGCGCCTTCGGACTGCCGTCCTACGACTGGCTGGGTCAGATGCCCTCCGCGCTCATCGTGCTGATGCTCGTCATGGTGTGGGTGCAGCTCGGCTATCCGGTCGTCGTGTTCATGGCGGCTCTGCAGCGCGTCGATCCCGAGCTCTACGAGGCGGCGGAGCTCGACGGGGCCAACTGGCTGCAGCGGTTCACGGCCATCACGATGAGCATCATCCGCCCGGAGATCTTCGTCGTGACGCTGACCTGCACGATCGCGGCCCTGAAGGTGTTCGGCCCGGTCTACATCATCACGCGCGGCGGACCCGCGGGCGCCACGCTCGTGCCGGCCTACTACGCGTACCAGGAGTTCTTCACCAAGCGGAACGTCGGCTACGGCGCGACCATCGCCACCGTGCTCACCATCGTCGTGGTCATCGTGTCGATCGTGTTCATCCGCGTGCAGAACTCGCTCGAGCGCAAGGAAAGGGCGGGACTGTGA
- a CDS encoding carbohydrate ABC transporter permease gives MHATTAIVTGKPSKSRARGGMTKKRPVDWLLLALVVVGALLVIAPFYLVLVNSFKSPVDYATSGPLAFPETLDFGGIIKFWERVNFPEKVWNSIFISGIVAVLAVVISMLNAFAIGIGRIRGRSWIVLLFLMANLLPQEALLYPLYYMFKSVGLYDNVWAVIIVFTVIQAAFGTYLLSSVYGTFPKEILEAASLDGATRWQILWRVIFPISRPTLSVLLIFFFIWTWNEFLIPLTFLASNANQTVPVAISVLQGDRLMDVTTTSASALLGIIPTLIFFLIFQRTLTRGITAGAVK, from the coding sequence ATGCACGCCACCACTGCCATCGTCACCGGCAAGCCGTCGAAGAGCCGTGCCCGCGGCGGCATGACCAAGAAGCGGCCCGTCGACTGGCTGCTGCTCGCCCTCGTCGTCGTGGGTGCGCTGCTCGTGATCGCGCCGTTCTACCTCGTGCTGGTGAACTCGTTCAAGTCGCCGGTGGACTACGCCACATCCGGTCCCCTCGCCTTCCCCGAGACGCTCGACTTCGGCGGGATCATCAAGTTCTGGGAGCGGGTGAACTTCCCCGAGAAGGTCTGGAACTCGATCTTCATCTCCGGCATCGTCGCGGTGCTGGCCGTCGTGATCTCGATGCTGAATGCCTTCGCGATCGGCATCGGCCGCATCCGCGGGCGCAGCTGGATCGTGCTGCTGTTCCTCATGGCCAACCTGCTGCCGCAGGAGGCCCTGCTCTACCCGCTGTACTACATGTTCAAATCGGTGGGGCTGTACGACAACGTGTGGGCGGTGATCATCGTGTTCACCGTGATCCAGGCCGCCTTCGGCACCTACCTGCTGTCCTCCGTGTACGGCACGTTCCCCAAGGAGATCCTCGAGGCGGCCTCGCTCGACGGCGCGACTCGTTGGCAGATCCTCTGGCGCGTGATCTTCCCGATCAGCCGGCCGACCCTGTCGGTGCTGCTCATCTTCTTCTTCATCTGGACGTGGAACGAGTTCCTCATCCCGCTGACGTTCCTCGCCTCGAACGCCAACCAGACCGTCCCGGTGGCGATCAGCGTGCTGCAGGGCGACCGTCTGATGGACGTCACGACGACGAGCGCGTCGGCTCTTCTCGGCATCATCCCCACGCTCATCTTCTTCCTCATCTTCCAGCGCACGCTGACACGCGGCATCACGGCAGGAGCAGTCAAGTAA
- the yicI gene encoding alpha-xylosidase, with protein MKFTDGFWQLRPGVTALHAQEAYDIAATDDTPDGPGIVITAPTMVIARRGDVLNRPVLTTTLSSPAEGVIRVRIAHHTGGRWHGGFALPGAERSTASVSVSETGGVVNAGALVARIAPGAPWNLAFEVEGRRVTGSGHKAQGYIRLAEDAQVDPGIVGNARQGGRMPAASAFLHEQLDLGVGEHIYGLGERFGPLVKNGQTVEIWNADGGTSSEQAYKNVPFHLSDRGYGVLVNDPGHVSYEIGSEAVERVQFSVSGEVLEYFVIAGPTPKQVLGRYTALTGRPPVVPAWSYGLWLSTSFTTDYDEQTVNSFIDEMAARELPVSVFHFDCFWMREFNWCDFEWDPRVFPDPEGMLGRLHDKDIRVCVWINPYIAQRSPLFREAADQGFLVRRTDGSVWQWDLWQAGMGLVDFTNPDATAWYQSKLRALIGQGVDCFKTDFGERIPTDVVWADGADPERMHNLYTELYNRAVFEVLTDVRGDGEAVLFARSATAGGQSMPVHWGGDSTSTFASMAETLRGGLSLALSGFAFWSHDIGGFEGTPDAAVFKRWTAFGLLGSHSRFHGSSSYRVPWAFDEEAVDVTRRFTHLKMRLMPYLYQQGLDAAATGVPLMRPMVLEFPDDRAAAYLDRQYMLGSDLLVAPVFSAEGTVDFYLPAGEWTSLLTGETVTGGSWRRETHGFDSLPLYVRPGAALPWGARVDGPGYDYHDGLQLRVFPGGTGAGSVTVTNPDGRSVTYDVDLEEITG; from the coding sequence ATGAAGTTCACCGACGGGTTCTGGCAGCTTCGTCCCGGCGTCACCGCGCTCCACGCACAGGAGGCCTACGACATCGCGGCGACCGACGACACCCCCGATGGCCCCGGCATCGTCATCACCGCTCCGACCATGGTGATCGCCCGGCGCGGCGACGTGCTCAACCGGCCGGTGCTGACCACGACGCTCTCCTCCCCCGCGGAGGGCGTGATCCGCGTGCGCATCGCACACCACACCGGCGGGCGATGGCACGGAGGCTTCGCCCTTCCCGGGGCGGAGCGCAGCACGGCATCCGTCTCGGTCTCGGAGACCGGCGGCGTCGTGAACGCCGGCGCACTCGTCGCCCGGATCGCCCCGGGCGCCCCCTGGAACCTGGCGTTCGAGGTCGAGGGCCGCCGGGTCACCGGCAGCGGGCACAAGGCGCAGGGGTACATCCGTCTCGCCGAAGACGCGCAGGTCGATCCGGGCATCGTGGGCAACGCCCGGCAGGGAGGACGGATGCCGGCGGCATCCGCCTTCCTGCATGAGCAGCTCGATCTCGGTGTGGGCGAGCACATCTACGGGCTCGGCGAGCGCTTCGGTCCCCTGGTCAAGAACGGCCAGACGGTCGAGATCTGGAACGCCGACGGCGGCACCTCGAGCGAGCAGGCGTACAAGAACGTGCCGTTCCACCTCTCCGACCGCGGATACGGGGTGCTCGTCAACGACCCGGGTCACGTCTCCTACGAGATCGGGTCCGAGGCCGTCGAGCGCGTGCAGTTCTCGGTCTCGGGCGAGGTGCTGGAGTACTTCGTGATCGCCGGCCCCACGCCGAAGCAGGTGCTGGGCCGCTACACGGCGCTGACCGGGCGGCCGCCGGTCGTTCCGGCGTGGTCCTACGGCCTCTGGCTGTCGACGAGCTTCACGACCGACTACGACGAGCAGACCGTGAACTCGTTCATCGACGAGATGGCCGCTCGCGAGCTGCCTGTGTCGGTCTTCCACTTCGACTGCTTCTGGATGCGCGAGTTCAACTGGTGCGACTTCGAGTGGGATCCGCGGGTCTTCCCCGACCCCGAGGGCATGCTCGGACGCCTGCACGACAAGGACATCCGCGTCTGCGTCTGGATCAACCCGTACATCGCGCAGCGTTCGCCGCTGTTCCGCGAGGCCGCCGATCAGGGATTCCTGGTGCGCCGCACCGACGGATCGGTATGGCAATGGGACCTCTGGCAGGCGGGCATGGGGCTCGTCGACTTCACGAATCCCGACGCGACGGCGTGGTACCAGTCGAAGCTCCGCGCGCTCATCGGGCAGGGCGTCGACTGCTTCAAGACCGACTTCGGGGAGCGCATCCCCACCGACGTCGTGTGGGCGGACGGCGCCGACCCCGAGCGCATGCACAACCTCTACACGGAGCTGTACAACCGCGCCGTGTTCGAGGTGCTCACTGACGTCCGCGGTGACGGCGAGGCCGTGCTGTTCGCCCGGTCCGCGACCGCGGGCGGCCAGAGCATGCCCGTGCACTGGGGCGGAGACTCGACCTCGACGTTCGCGTCGATGGCTGAGACCCTGCGCGGGGGCCTCTCCCTCGCGCTGAGCGGCTTCGCGTTCTGGAGCCACGACATCGGCGGATTCGAGGGAACACCGGATGCCGCGGTGTTCAAGCGCTGGACCGCGTTCGGGCTGCTCGGCTCGCATTCGCGCTTCCACGGGTCGAGCTCGTACCGCGTGCCGTGGGCATTCGACGAGGAGGCTGTCGATGTGACCCGGCGCTTCACGCACCTGAAGATGCGACTGATGCCGTATCTCTACCAGCAGGGGCTCGATGCCGCGGCGACCGGCGTGCCGCTCATGCGGCCGATGGTGCTCGAGTTCCCGGACGACCGGGCCGCGGCCTATCTCGACCGCCAGTACATGCTCGGGTCGGATCTGCTCGTCGCCCCGGTGTTCTCGGCCGAGGGCACCGTCGACTTCTATCTGCCCGCGGGCGAGTGGACGTCGCTCCTCACCGGGGAGACCGTGACGGGAGGCTCGTGGCGCCGCGAGACCCACGGCTTCGACTCCCTGCCGCTGTATGTGCGGCCCGGCGCCGCGCTCCCCTGGGGCGCACGCGTCGACGGACCCGGGTACGACTACCACGACGGGCTGCAGCTGCGCGTCTTCCCCGGCGGGACGGGCGCCGGATCGGTGACCGTGACGAATCCGGATGGCCGTAGTGTGACCTACGACGTCGACCTCGAGGAGATCACCGGATGA
- a CDS encoding GH1 family beta-glucosidase, with amino-acid sequence MTSPLTPLIPRDDYRGSGLVFPEGFTFGSATASYQIEGAAAEDGRTPSIWDTFSKTPGRVWNGDTGDVACDHYHRVDEDLDLMQDLGLQAYRFSIAWPRIVPTASGEVNQAGVDFYSRLVDGLLERGIRPVATLYHWDLPQYLEDAGGWTARATTDAFERYAEIMGSALGDRVHTWTTLNEPWCSAYLGYGQGGHAPGRHEPASALAAVHHLNLAHGRAIQALRATSSGDPDYSVTLNFHVLRGQGEGAAEAVRRIDALANRAFTGPMLRGEYPADLLADTASVTDWDFVQAGDLATIAQPIDVLGVNYYSTATVRLWDGVSEKQQNDGHKGAEGGTAWPGSDRIVEFVEQPGPYTAMGWNIAPEGLEELLVSLSEQFPDQALMVTENGAAFEDEVAEDGAVPDPERTDYLRRHFTAAHRALERGVDLRGYFVWSLLDNFEWGYGYAKRFGIVRVDFDTLERTVKDSGHWYRELVRTRTVGA; translated from the coding sequence ATGACCAGCCCGCTCACCCCGCTCATCCCGCGCGACGACTACCGGGGTTCCGGTCTCGTCTTCCCGGAGGGTTTCACCTTCGGCTCTGCCACCGCCTCGTACCAGATCGAGGGCGCGGCGGCCGAGGACGGGCGCACCCCGTCGATCTGGGACACGTTCAGCAAGACACCGGGACGCGTCTGGAACGGCGACACGGGAGACGTCGCGTGCGACCACTACCACCGCGTCGACGAGGACCTCGACCTGATGCAGGACCTGGGCCTGCAGGCCTATCGCTTCTCGATCGCCTGGCCCCGCATCGTGCCGACGGCCTCGGGCGAGGTGAATCAGGCAGGGGTCGACTTCTACTCGCGGCTCGTCGACGGGCTGCTCGAGCGCGGCATCCGCCCGGTGGCCACCCTGTACCACTGGGATCTCCCCCAGTACCTGGAGGATGCCGGAGGCTGGACGGCCCGCGCGACGACCGATGCCTTCGAGCGCTACGCCGAGATCATGGGTTCCGCGCTCGGCGACCGCGTGCACACGTGGACGACCCTCAACGAGCCGTGGTGCTCGGCGTATCTCGGCTACGGGCAGGGCGGGCACGCGCCGGGTCGGCATGAGCCGGCATCGGCGCTGGCGGCCGTGCACCACCTGAACCTCGCGCACGGGCGTGCGATCCAGGCGCTGCGAGCGACGTCGAGCGGCGACCCCGACTACTCGGTGACGCTGAACTTCCATGTGCTCCGCGGGCAGGGAGAGGGCGCCGCCGAGGCCGTGCGGCGCATCGATGCCCTGGCGAACCGGGCGTTCACCGGACCGATGCTGCGGGGCGAGTACCCCGCCGATCTGCTGGCTGACACGGCATCCGTCACCGACTGGGACTTCGTTCAGGCCGGAGACCTCGCCACGATCGCGCAGCCGATCGACGTGCTCGGCGTGAACTACTACTCGACCGCGACCGTACGGCTCTGGGACGGCGTGTCCGAGAAGCAGCAGAACGACGGACACAAGGGCGCCGAGGGCGGCACGGCATGGCCCGGAAGCGACCGGATCGTGGAGTTCGTCGAGCAGCCCGGGCCGTACACGGCCATGGGCTGGAACATCGCACCGGAGGGGCTCGAAGAGCTGCTCGTGTCGCTGTCGGAGCAGTTCCCGGATCAGGCGCTCATGGTCACCGAGAACGGGGCTGCCTTCGAAGACGAGGTCGCCGAAGACGGCGCGGTCCCCGATCCGGAGCGCACCGACTACCTGCGTCGGCACTTCACCGCCGCGCACCGGGCGCTCGAGCGCGGGGTCGACCTGCGCGGGTACTTCGTGTGGTCGCTGCTCGACAACTTCGAGTGGGGCTACGGCTATGCCAAGCGATTCGGGATCGTGCGGGTCGACTTCGACACGCTCGAGCGCACCGTGAAGGACTCGGGGCACTGGTACCGCGAGCTCGTGCGGACGCGGACCGTGGGAGCCTAG
- a CDS encoding ABC transporter ATP-binding protein yields the protein MSSAITGTQDEDRSRYTREESKEIRRRSLRLLGSLVRPLKPQIVLAAAVLVVSTALQVAGPILISIGLDRALPAVLNDADWMPTFMVGGIYLLAGLLASILIAWYVIIAAKLTQAVLLDLRKRIFLHTQRLSLEFHESYTSGRIISRQTSDLDSIKELLDGGLNELVSGVLFGLFTFIALCFWDWQSGLILAVGGIPLFFLMRWFYSRSQLVYRESRVISAKVIVQFVETMTGIRAVKAFRKEPRNDTSFQEVAGDYRDVNRRSMLLFGTFEPGLMGVAALVLGIVVLWGGIRVSDGALTVGVLLSAVLYVRNFFAPMQEIAMFLNSYQSATAALEKVSGVLEEVPTVPDPEKPVDLWESRGHVNFDEVTFGYNGEKTILPNFSLDIPAGQTIALVGTTGAGKSTLAKLISRFYDPSEGHVTLDGVDLRSLHPKDLRRAIVMVTQEAYLFSGTVADNIALGKPDATLDEIRAAARAVGADGFISSLPDGYGTDVNKRGGRVSAGQRQLISFARAFLADPAVLILDEATASLDIPSERLIQDALQTLLKDRTAIIIAHRLSTVAIADRVLVMEHGQIIEDDTPDALISGTGKFAQLHAAWQETLV from the coding sequence ATGAGCTCCGCCATCACCGGAACCCAGGACGAGGATCGTTCCCGGTATACCCGCGAGGAGAGCAAGGAGATCCGTCGTCGGTCCCTCCGTCTGCTCGGATCCCTCGTCCGTCCGCTGAAGCCGCAGATCGTGCTCGCGGCTGCCGTGCTGGTGGTCTCGACCGCTCTGCAGGTTGCCGGCCCGATCCTGATCAGCATCGGGCTCGACCGCGCTCTGCCGGCCGTGCTGAACGACGCCGATTGGATGCCGACCTTCATGGTCGGCGGCATCTACCTGCTCGCGGGGCTCCTGGCCTCGATCCTGATCGCCTGGTACGTGATCATCGCCGCCAAGCTCACACAGGCGGTGCTGCTCGATCTTCGCAAGCGCATCTTCCTGCACACGCAGCGGCTGAGCCTGGAGTTCCACGAGTCGTACACGTCGGGGCGCATCATCTCCCGTCAGACGAGCGACCTCGACTCGATCAAGGAGCTGCTGGACGGAGGTCTGAACGAGCTCGTCTCCGGTGTGCTCTTCGGCCTGTTCACGTTCATCGCCCTGTGCTTCTGGGACTGGCAGTCGGGGCTGATCCTCGCGGTCGGCGGCATCCCGCTGTTCTTCCTGATGCGCTGGTTCTACTCGCGCTCTCAGCTCGTCTACCGCGAGTCCCGCGTCATCAGCGCGAAGGTGATCGTGCAGTTCGTCGAGACGATGACCGGCATCCGCGCCGTGAAGGCGTTCCGCAAGGAGCCGCGCAACGACACGTCGTTCCAGGAGGTCGCGGGCGACTACCGCGACGTCAACCGCCGGTCGATGCTGCTGTTCGGCACGTTCGAGCCGGGGCTCATGGGCGTCGCAGCGCTGGTGCTCGGCATCGTCGTGCTCTGGGGCGGCATCCGGGTCTCCGATGGAGCGCTCACGGTGGGTGTGCTGCTCTCCGCGGTGCTCTACGTACGGAACTTCTTCGCGCCGATGCAGGAGATCGCGATGTTCCTGAACTCCTATCAGTCGGCGACGGCCGCGCTGGAGAAGGTGTCGGGCGTGCTCGAAGAGGTGCCGACGGTGCCGGACCCCGAGAAGCCCGTGGATCTGTGGGAGTCGCGCGGACACGTGAACTTCGACGAGGTGACCTTCGGCTACAACGGCGAGAAGACGATCCTGCCGAACTTCTCGCTCGACATCCCCGCGGGTCAGACGATCGCGCTCGTCGGCACGACCGGCGCGGGCAAGTCCACGCTGGCGAAGCTGATCTCGCGGTTCTACGATCCGTCGGAGGGACACGTCACGCTGGACGGCGTCGACCTGCGCTCGCTGCATCCGAAGGATCTCCGCCGCGCGATCGTCATGGTCACGCAGGAGGCGTACCTGTTCAGCGGCACGGTCGCCGACAACATCGCGCTCGGCAAGCCGGACGCGACGCTGGATGAGATCCGCGCGGCGGCTCGGGCCGTCGGCGCTGACGGGTTCATCTCGTCCCTGCCCGACGGATACGGCACCGACGTCAACAAGCGCGGTGGCCGGGTGTCGGCGGGACAGCGTCAGCTGATCTCGTTCGCCCGCGCGTTCCTCGCCGACCCGGCGGTGCTGATCCTCGACGAGGCCACGGCCTCGCTGGACATCCCGTCGGAGCGACTGATCCAGGACGCGCTGCAGACCCTGCTCAAGGACCGCACCGCGATCATCATCGCGCACCGCCTCTCGACGGTCGCGATCGCCGATCGTGTGCTGGTGATGGAGCACGGGCAGATCATCGAGGACGACACCCCCGACGCGCTCATCAGCGGCACCGGCAAGTTCGCGCAGCTGCATGCGGCGTGGCAGGAGACCCTGGTCTAG